A single window of Oerskovia paurometabola DNA harbors:
- a CDS encoding tyrosine-type recombinase/integrase, producing MPGTHGALVPKKTATGRWRVDARGSDSDGREHRIQVTEDSPAAAITAWARKFYSNSGRADSVTDLTASTLLETVARLWVTLRMEEAHAPGGRVRVQTVEQDLRLLRVDVVPVIGQLRLRDLTTPLLEQWLASIRGADGAEHSLNDKRRKCRSLVKRILDYAIRMGAIEGVNVAERTTVPPKRRSQPRALSTDEIHALRDAARRWRADSARRLGPAPSLNLAVLVDLLLGSGMRIGEALALRWGNVHLATGPGERSTVTVVATMVEVGYQSVRQEVTKSERGMRSITVPPFTVESLRLLRPDNADPDDPVFRTRVGTHWQTQNARRSLKQALEAAGIDPRSLHPHTLRATVATALRAGGYEVATAAVLGNTEAVTANYYIEGVHTAPDVLGVLQDIVEQTDRPRDDAGQPPCAWPWFRASRLHGDRNRG from the coding sequence TTGCCCGGCACGCACGGTGCCCTGGTCCCGAAGAAGACCGCGACCGGGCGCTGGAGGGTCGATGCCCGTGGAAGCGATAGCGACGGGAGAGAGCATCGCATCCAGGTCACCGAAGACTCGCCGGCCGCCGCGATCACTGCGTGGGCGAGGAAGTTCTACTCCAACAGCGGACGCGCTGACAGCGTCACAGACCTGACTGCGAGCACATTGCTCGAGACGGTGGCCCGCCTGTGGGTCACCTTGCGCATGGAGGAGGCTCACGCCCCTGGTGGACGGGTGCGGGTTCAGACAGTGGAGCAGGACCTACGGCTGCTGCGTGTCGACGTGGTACCCGTCATCGGGCAACTCAGGTTGCGTGACCTGACCACTCCGCTGCTGGAACAGTGGTTGGCGTCCATCCGTGGTGCCGACGGTGCGGAACATTCCCTGAATGACAAGCGCCGCAAGTGCAGGTCCCTCGTCAAGCGGATCCTGGACTACGCGATCCGCATGGGTGCGATCGAGGGTGTGAACGTTGCCGAGCGAACCACTGTCCCACCCAAGAGAAGGAGCCAGCCCCGGGCGTTGTCCACGGACGAGATCCACGCTCTGCGGGACGCCGCGCGCCGATGGCGTGCTGACTCGGCGAGGCGTCTCGGGCCCGCCCCGTCCCTCAATCTGGCCGTGCTGGTCGATCTGCTCCTTGGATCCGGGATGCGAATCGGGGAGGCACTCGCATTGCGGTGGGGGAACGTGCACCTTGCGACAGGGCCGGGGGAGCGGTCGACAGTGACGGTGGTGGCGACCATGGTAGAGGTTGGCTACCAGTCGGTTCGCCAGGAGGTCACGAAGTCCGAGCGCGGAATGCGCAGCATCACCGTTCCGCCGTTCACCGTCGAATCGCTACGGCTTCTGCGGCCCGACAATGCCGACCCGGATGACCCAGTGTTCAGGACCAGAGTCGGTACCCACTGGCAGACTCAGAACGCACGACGCTCCCTGAAGCAAGCGCTCGAAGCAGCTGGGATCGACCCGAGGTCGCTGCACCCGCATACGTTGCGAGCCACCGTCGCCACCGCCCTCCGGGCGGGTGGGTACGAGGTCGCCACCGCCGCTGTCCTGGGGAACACCGAAGCTGTTACAGCGAACTACTACATCGAAGGCGTGCACACCGCCCCGGACGTTCTCGGCGTACTGCAGGACATCGTCGAACAGACTGATCGACCGAGAGATGATGCCGGACAGCCGCCTTGCGCCTGGCCGTGGTTCCGGGCTTCTAGACTCCATGGGGACCGGAACAGAGGGTGA
- a CDS encoding SAVED domain-containing protein produces the protein MASITVEDPSGGHFDDLVVRRRDASPDRYFQVKSSNSGSGVVDDKWLTTPVSSAGRSPLQHFYATWRSLSCGDRPFVVTLYTNRGIDSSDPILGALRDNKDAGIRVADLRSATSGSAAGRARIRWAAHLSVTEEELYAFLTAMRWVQSGPEAGLREDAIAPMRLAGLRYDDEAVELGIAYIRELVTDAIGSRTREQLRDDLAARNMFAQDAQLVLAVDAIDSPSGPRHAHARVDWVDRFDGADARSRYHPMDADDWNTLFRADLEEVRVQLEAYPTRRVFVTGAMRLAAHFAVGFELPDVRRWVLSTDQRGTTWRTDAQPDTAVIASLTEVGVGLGSEVAVAVALTGDIGDDVLEYVRARQLPVSDVLIFKADGGPSDVSVPEAEWLVKWVHDVRDQVRRAARRATGVHLFMSAPAAAALFLGHRWNTVPGPLTVYEFDGREYFPTFTFA, from the coding sequence GTGGCATCCATCACCGTCGAAGATCCTTCGGGTGGTCACTTTGACGATCTCGTCGTACGGCGTCGAGATGCGTCGCCCGACCGGTACTTCCAGGTCAAGAGCTCCAACTCCGGGTCTGGCGTTGTTGACGACAAGTGGTTGACGACCCCGGTGAGCTCCGCCGGTCGCAGCCCTTTGCAGCACTTCTACGCCACATGGCGGAGCCTTAGTTGTGGAGATCGGCCGTTCGTCGTAACGCTCTACACAAACCGAGGAATCGACAGCAGTGACCCGATCCTGGGAGCACTTCGTGACAACAAGGACGCGGGCATCCGGGTAGCCGATCTTCGGTCCGCGACCTCGGGTTCCGCCGCGGGGCGGGCGAGGATTCGGTGGGCCGCACACCTGAGTGTCACCGAGGAAGAGTTGTACGCCTTCCTGACTGCCATGAGGTGGGTCCAGTCTGGACCCGAGGCCGGGCTCCGGGAAGATGCCATTGCACCCATGCGCTTAGCCGGCCTGCGCTACGACGACGAAGCCGTGGAGCTCGGCATTGCCTACATCCGCGAGCTCGTCACAGATGCCATCGGTTCCCGGACCCGTGAGCAGTTGCGTGACGACCTGGCCGCTCGCAACATGTTCGCTCAGGACGCACAGCTCGTCCTCGCCGTTGACGCGATCGATAGTCCGAGCGGCCCCCGCCATGCGCACGCCAGGGTCGACTGGGTAGATCGGTTTGACGGAGCCGATGCCCGTAGCAGGTACCACCCGATGGATGCCGACGACTGGAACACGTTGTTCCGCGCAGACCTGGAGGAGGTGCGGGTGCAGCTCGAGGCGTACCCGACGCGCCGAGTGTTCGTCACTGGCGCGATGCGCCTGGCCGCGCACTTCGCGGTCGGCTTCGAGTTGCCGGATGTCCGGCGTTGGGTCCTTTCGACAGACCAGCGAGGAACCACTTGGCGCACCGACGCGCAGCCGGACACTGCGGTGATTGCGAGCCTCACGGAAGTCGGCGTCGGCCTGGGGAGCGAGGTGGCTGTCGCCGTGGCGCTGACTGGCGACATCGGCGACGACGTCCTGGAGTATGTGCGAGCACGCCAGCTGCCGGTCTCGGACGTGCTCATCTTCAAAGCCGACGGCGGCCCGAGTGACGTGTCGGTTCCCGAAGCCGAGTGGTTGGTCAAGTGGGTTCACGACGTCCGTGACCAGGTCCGGCGCGCGGCTCGACGTGCCACTGGTGTGCACCTGTTCATGAGTGCGCCTGCAGCCGCGGCGTTGTTCCTGGGGCACCGGTGGAACACCGTCCCGGGGCCGCTGACGGTCTACGAATTCGACGGTCGTGAGTACTTCCCGACCTTCACCTTCGCCTGA
- a CDS encoding nucleotidyltransferase, which translates to MSSAFDEYRKTVDASPEAVTEARSRRDLFQEALLAYDDIVEVVPSGSLARGTHKDPIHDVDLVAIYSEDDHTDWGLSGASADDALSVTGSRVNEQLGMSYGLLDKRVRLASPRNHAVKCFLDDPNDPEAFTVDVMPAFRRDGMLLVPESATATWIWTNPEYFIEQVAKRHGEWNKFASTVRMLKAWAAGQDTKIKSLVMEVLALEYLPAASNRPTAIAQFFSAAAWHLENGGVVEDPAKVCGEIQADLDIDAVADLLRSASNTATQAQQAVRNNDPHRAISLWGEVFGSDFPVPAPLDPTPAVVVAPRPVKDTPQG; encoded by the coding sequence GTGAGCAGTGCATTCGATGAGTACCGCAAGACCGTCGACGCCTCCCCCGAGGCGGTGACCGAAGCCCGCAGTCGCCGTGATCTGTTCCAGGAGGCGCTTCTGGCGTATGACGACATCGTCGAGGTGGTGCCGTCGGGCTCACTCGCGAGAGGCACGCACAAGGACCCGATCCATGACGTCGACCTCGTCGCGATCTACAGCGAGGACGACCATACCGACTGGGGGCTGTCCGGAGCGTCCGCAGATGATGCGCTGAGTGTGACGGGCTCTCGGGTAAACGAGCAACTCGGGATGAGCTACGGCCTGCTCGATAAGCGTGTGAGGCTTGCCTCTCCGCGGAACCACGCGGTGAAGTGCTTCCTCGACGACCCCAACGACCCCGAGGCATTCACCGTGGACGTGATGCCTGCCTTCCGCCGCGATGGCATGCTTCTTGTCCCGGAGTCCGCGACCGCGACCTGGATCTGGACGAACCCGGAGTACTTCATCGAGCAGGTCGCGAAGCGGCACGGTGAGTGGAACAAGTTCGCGAGCACGGTGCGGATGCTGAAGGCCTGGGCAGCAGGCCAGGACACCAAGATCAAGTCACTCGTGATGGAGGTGCTCGCGCTCGAGTACCTCCCTGCGGCGAGCAACCGACCGACCGCAATAGCCCAGTTCTTCTCCGCCGCCGCGTGGCACCTCGAGAACGGCGGCGTGGTGGAAGACCCGGCCAAGGTCTGCGGGGAGATCCAGGCGGACCTGGACATCGACGCCGTCGCTGACCTATTGCGTTCTGCTTCCAACACCGCGACGCAGGCTCAACAGGCCGTGCGCAACAACGACCCGCACCGCGCTATCTCGCTCTGGGGAGAGGTGTTCGGGTCTGACTTCCCAGTGCCCGCCCCCCTGGACCCCACACCCGCCGTGGTCGTCGCTCCGCGGCCTGTAAAAGACACGCCCCAGGGATGA
- a CDS encoding HesA/MoeB/ThiF family protein: MLTREAIDKMANSRAGGGDLFFTHSQADDIYVASAVESVNGNVLPVTDLRSYSALARTGGRVLGQWLRCVPLDLHLGHFDLSRRPGSLFSLAAFQRIVPGVRDPRGHAYPLVTQVEDVPTELKLVGVPTYAGWSVDDEGAAPLAIAIEPELSGISRLALQWPVADLQECRVVLVGVGSIGGSVAESLAAYGVGRIDLVDPDRLLWHNTVRHLLGPESVGRTKVSALAERINDRWPDTRAVGHTLDAVEEAHYLRPLLDGADIVVCAADGIAPRRAVSHLARAARVPAVLACVLDDGGVGEVLRLRPGPRHGCLMCQRRALEEQGAIDAEGDQELDYGTGLLHKPMTAVGPDLRLVADLAAKSAAATLLEARGHGDQRLPGEHAVLALRSGNELAAPFDAPALGMVTWYPAHPPLPGCWTCESR, encoded by the coding sequence GTGCTCACCCGCGAGGCGATCGACAAGATGGCGAACTCACGCGCGGGCGGCGGCGACCTGTTTTTCACCCACTCGCAAGCTGACGACATCTACGTGGCGAGCGCGGTGGAGTCGGTCAACGGGAACGTCCTGCCCGTCACCGATCTACGGTCGTACAGCGCGTTGGCGCGAACAGGCGGAAGGGTGCTCGGGCAGTGGCTGCGCTGCGTCCCGCTGGACCTGCACTTGGGGCACTTTGACCTGTCCCGTCGGCCGGGGTCATTGTTCTCCCTCGCTGCGTTCCAGCGGATCGTCCCTGGTGTGCGCGACCCGCGGGGGCACGCTTACCCGCTCGTGACCCAGGTCGAGGATGTGCCGACGGAGTTGAAGCTCGTCGGCGTGCCGACATACGCGGGCTGGTCTGTTGACGACGAAGGCGCTGCACCGCTTGCAATTGCTATCGAACCCGAGTTGTCCGGGATCAGCAGACTCGCTCTGCAGTGGCCGGTCGCGGACCTTCAAGAGTGTCGAGTCGTCCTCGTGGGTGTTGGCAGCATCGGCGGCTCCGTCGCCGAGTCATTGGCGGCCTACGGGGTCGGGCGGATTGACCTCGTAGATCCAGACCGTCTGTTGTGGCACAACACGGTTCGCCATTTGCTCGGGCCGGAGAGCGTAGGTAGGACCAAGGTCAGCGCACTTGCCGAACGCATCAACGATCGGTGGCCGGACACCCGCGCCGTCGGTCACACGCTCGATGCGGTCGAGGAGGCGCACTACCTGCGCCCGCTCCTCGACGGCGCCGACATCGTGGTGTGCGCGGCTGACGGGATCGCGCCGCGCCGGGCGGTCAGCCATCTCGCCCGTGCAGCACGTGTACCTGCGGTTCTTGCGTGCGTCCTGGACGATGGCGGGGTTGGGGAAGTGCTGCGCCTTCGGCCCGGCCCTCGCCACGGGTGTCTGATGTGCCAGCGCCGCGCTCTGGAGGAGCAGGGCGCTATCGACGCGGAGGGAGATCAGGAACTCGACTATGGCACGGGATTGCTCCACAAGCCGATGACTGCAGTAGGTCCCGATCTGCGACTAGTGGCCGACCTCGCCGCGAAGAGCGCTGCGGCTACTTTGCTAGAGGCGCGTGGACATGGCGATCAACGGTTGCCCGGTGAGCACGCGGTTCTGGCGTTACGTTCGGGGAACGAACTTGCGGCGCCGTTCGACGCTCCGGCCCTCGGAATGGTGACCTGGTATCCAGCCCACCCACCGCTACCTGGTTGCTGGACATGCGAGTCAAGATGA
- a CDS encoding Mov34/MPN/PAD-1 family protein has translation MSAIPQAWTVVFPRPVLQGMLDEAAAGGSTLETGGILLGHEEEGASATHLTGAGSPGPLAVREPRFFLRDLSHARMLALLAWERDRSQWVGEWHTHPLGRPMPSGLDLGSYAAHVQDPELGFRRFISVIVAWRATGECTLGAWAIDSAEARATNVRVVE, from the coding sequence ATGAGCGCGATTCCGCAAGCCTGGACGGTCGTCTTTCCGCGACCAGTTCTTCAGGGGATGCTGGACGAAGCGGCCGCTGGCGGCAGCACCCTGGAGACGGGCGGCATCCTTCTCGGACACGAGGAGGAAGGTGCTAGTGCTACTCACCTGACTGGGGCCGGTTCGCCAGGGCCGCTCGCGGTGCGTGAGCCCAGGTTCTTTCTGCGTGACCTGAGTCATGCGCGGATGCTTGCGCTGTTGGCGTGGGAGCGTGACCGCTCGCAATGGGTTGGTGAGTGGCATACGCATCCCCTTGGCCGACCGATGCCGAGTGGCCTCGACCTGGGGTCGTACGCGGCTCACGTCCAGGACCCGGAACTGGGCTTCCGCCGGTTCATCAGCGTGATCGTCGCTTGGCGCGCCACAGGGGAGTGCACGCTTGGTGCTTGGGCTATCGACAGCGCCGAGGCGCGGGCGACGAACGTGAGAGTCGTCGAATAG
- a CDS encoding helix-turn-helix domain-containing protein, which translates to MEADLARERTLDGLAAAKARGRVGGRPTVMSRECIDAARVALADGQSRAAVARAILVSRDTLYRHLAMLETGHGAA; encoded by the coding sequence ATGGAAGCCGACCTCGCCCGCGAACGCACCCTCGACGGCCTCGCCGCCGCCAAAGCCCGCGGTCGGGTTGGCGGCCGTCCAACCGTCATGTCGCGCGAATGCATCGACGCCGCTCGTGTCGCCCTCGCCGACGGTCAGTCCCGAGCTGCAGTCGCCCGTGCCATATTGGTTTCCCGAGACACCCTCTACAGGCACCTGGCGATGCTCGAGACCGGCCACGGCGCGGCATGA
- a CDS encoding helix-turn-helix domain-containing protein, translating into MTERGSFDGVAFFAALDGVREARALNWKQVAQGAGVSPSTLTRLAQGKRPDVDSLAALVDWAGLSADDFVVRVHGETRDEPLAMISTYLRADKSLSPRVAEALEDVLQATYKVLKDT; encoded by the coding sequence GTGACAGAGCGTGGTTCGTTCGACGGGGTGGCGTTCTTCGCCGCGCTCGACGGCGTGCGAGAGGCTCGTGCGCTCAACTGGAAACAGGTTGCCCAGGGGGCAGGGGTGAGCCCTTCAACGCTGACGCGCCTGGCGCAGGGGAAGCGCCCTGACGTCGACAGCCTTGCGGCGCTCGTCGACTGGGCCGGTCTGAGCGCAGACGACTTCGTCGTGCGTGTCCACGGTGAGACTCGAGACGAGCCGCTAGCGATGATCTCGACATACTTGAGGGCGGACAAGTCGTTGTCCCCACGAGTCGCTGAAGCTCTCGAGGACGTACTTCAAGCAACGTACAAGGTGCTCAAGGACACGTAA
- a CDS encoding ImmA/IrrE family metallo-endopeptidase translates to MALPRGFTTLAEAEAERIRQELGISPYVRIDAHALAESLAIPVIALRDLRLRIGGDSRLEASIDLLLGAGGAEFSAATVFFQSRRVIVHNDSHSPGRQVSNLCHEVAHGLLLHTPRPALDGRGCRDWDDQIEDEADYLASTIIIPGKAARGAVGRGLSEEQIAEQFGCSIQMARRRVNQSGARRLRARRSA, encoded by the coding sequence ATGGCCCTACCGCGCGGATTCACCACACTCGCCGAGGCCGAGGCGGAGCGGATCCGCCAGGAGCTCGGCATCAGCCCCTACGTCAGGATCGACGCCCACGCCCTCGCGGAGTCACTCGCGATTCCGGTGATCGCTCTACGAGACCTGCGACTGCGCATCGGCGGCGACTCTCGGCTGGAGGCCAGCATCGACCTGCTACTAGGAGCTGGGGGTGCTGAGTTCTCGGCCGCGACAGTGTTCTTCCAGAGCAGACGAGTGATCGTGCACAACGACTCGCACAGCCCCGGCCGGCAGGTCTCAAACCTCTGCCACGAGGTCGCCCACGGCCTACTGCTGCACACGCCTAGGCCTGCCCTCGACGGTCGTGGATGTCGCGACTGGGATGACCAGATCGAGGACGAAGCGGACTACCTAGCCAGCACCATCATCATCCCTGGCAAGGCTGCCCGAGGGGCCGTAGGTCGAGGGTTGAGTGAGGAACAGATCGCCGAACAATTCGGCTGCAGCATCCAGATGGCCCGTCGGCGAGTGAATCAGTCCGGCGCGAGGCGACTTCGTGCGCGACGTAGCGCCTGA
- a CDS encoding DUF6308 family protein, with the protein MLRPVPSGWPDVPDGLLDDARRTALDALRAVRFERYYDVAGSYAGATFASIDPNDPMDVTAADLHALTMLSVQVGPAATRRVLDEGPLRDGLLAALSAASPTTDLVDATVSDLDAAWALTNTARIALAAPTTKGTSDPWVTAAKLAARKRPRLLPVRDTKVRRLLGLELARDGRLEIQVIRSLVADPAVIDAIEEALTRARAAAEAGGRTCVFDTSELRLLDVALWMRSMR; encoded by the coding sequence ATGCTCCGACCCGTGCCCTCCGGCTGGCCCGATGTCCCCGACGGTCTGCTCGACGACGCCCGCCGCACCGCGCTCGACGCTCTGCGTGCGGTCCGCTTCGAGCGGTACTACGACGTGGCGGGCAGCTATGCGGGGGCGACCTTCGCGTCCATCGACCCGAACGACCCGATGGACGTCACCGCCGCAGACCTGCATGCGCTGACGATGCTCTCGGTCCAGGTCGGGCCCGCCGCGACGCGGCGCGTCCTGGACGAAGGCCCGCTGCGTGACGGTCTGCTCGCCGCACTGTCCGCCGCGTCGCCCACCACGGATCTGGTGGACGCGACTGTGTCCGACCTCGACGCGGCCTGGGCACTGACGAACACGGCCCGTATCGCGCTGGCAGCACCGACGACGAAGGGAACGTCCGACCCGTGGGTGACCGCGGCGAAGCTGGCTGCACGCAAGCGACCGCGACTGCTGCCGGTGCGCGACACGAAGGTCCGCCGTCTGCTCGGGCTGGAGCTCGCCCGGGACGGGCGGCTGGAGATCCAGGTCATCCGCTCGCTCGTCGCGGATCCAGCCGTGATCGACGCGATCGAGGAGGCATTGACGCGGGCGCGCGCTGCTGCCGAGGCAGGTGGGCGCACGTGCGTCTTCGACACGAGCGAGCTGCGGCTGCTCGATGTCGCCTTGTGGATGCGCTCGATGCGCTGA
- a CDS encoding ArsR/SmtB family transcription factor — MGPVTTTTDRPLAPAGTAGAACCAPLVRQAADPQTARDLARTFKALADPTRVQLLSIVASHDGGEACVCDLTEPVGLSQPTVSHHLKILVDAGLLSREQRGRWAYYSLVPGALTALADTLTETTR; from the coding sequence ATGGGGCCCGTGACCACGACGACGGACCGGCCCCTCGCTCCAGCCGGCACGGCTGGGGCCGCCTGCTGCGCACCGCTGGTCCGCCAGGCCGCCGACCCCCAGACCGCGCGCGACCTCGCGCGCACCTTCAAGGCCCTGGCCGACCCCACCCGGGTCCAGCTGCTCTCGATCGTCGCCTCCCACGACGGCGGCGAAGCCTGCGTGTGCGACCTCACCGAACCCGTCGGCCTCTCCCAGCCGACCGTCAGCCACCACCTCAAGATCCTCGTCGACGCCGGCCTCCTCTCCCGTGAGCAACGCGGACGCTGGGCGTACTACTCGCTCGTCCCCGGCGCCCTCACCGCGCTCGCCGACACCTTGACCGAGACGACACGCTGA
- a CDS encoding FAD-dependent oxidoreductase: MSEVVRADLPVVVIGGGPVGLAAAAHLLERGLEPVVLEAGDGPGAAVASWGHVRLFSPWRYDVDDAARRLLEPTGWMAPDLDRLPTGGELVDQYLVPLAATEQIASRLRTRTRVLAVARDGADRTRSLSRERRAYRVRTVRADGQVEDVLARAVIDASGTFTTSNPLGTSGLPALGEAQAQAFVTGPLPDVLGAARERFAGKHTLVVGMGHSAANTLLSLVELAESAPGTTVTWAIRGGSARRLFGGGTDDELPARGLLGTRLQAAVEAGRLTLVRWTSIEELVPGQATVRVLGRSREEVLDLQVHAIVNATGFRPDLDMLREVRLDLDPVVESPRRLAELIDPNFHSCGTVPPHGEKLLQHPDDGFYLAGMKSYGRAPTFLLATGYEQVRSIAAALAGDRAAADLVQLNLPATGVCSTDLALEAEDETGGSCCGTTPAEPQLVTLGAPTGSGFATGVVHGRSGDEPAPSSTCG, encoded by the coding sequence ATGAGCGAGGTCGTGCGTGCGGATCTTCCGGTCGTGGTGATCGGTGGGGGACCGGTGGGGCTGGCCGCGGCCGCCCACCTGCTGGAGCGGGGGCTGGAGCCGGTCGTGCTCGAGGCGGGCGACGGGCCGGGCGCGGCGGTGGCGTCGTGGGGTCACGTGCGGTTGTTCTCGCCGTGGCGCTACGACGTCGACGACGCCGCGCGACGCCTGCTCGAGCCCACCGGATGGATGGCCCCTGATCTGGACCGGCTGCCCACGGGCGGCGAGCTCGTGGACCAGTACCTGGTGCCGCTGGCCGCGACCGAGCAGATCGCGTCGCGGTTGCGGACCAGGACGCGGGTGCTGGCAGTGGCGCGCGACGGCGCGGACAGGACCCGGTCCCTGAGCCGGGAGCGACGCGCGTACCGGGTGCGGACCGTGAGGGCGGACGGGCAGGTCGAGGACGTGCTGGCCCGCGCGGTGATCGACGCGTCCGGGACGTTCACGACGTCCAACCCGCTGGGGACCAGCGGTCTGCCCGCTCTCGGTGAGGCGCAGGCGCAGGCGTTCGTCACGGGCCCGTTGCCCGACGTCCTGGGTGCGGCCCGTGAGCGGTTCGCAGGCAAGCACACGCTCGTCGTCGGGATGGGGCACTCGGCAGCGAACACGCTGCTGTCCCTGGTCGAGCTCGCGGAGTCCGCGCCGGGCACCACGGTGACCTGGGCGATCCGCGGCGGATCGGCGCGGCGCCTGTTCGGCGGCGGGACCGACGACGAGCTGCCCGCGCGCGGGCTGCTGGGCACCCGCCTGCAGGCCGCCGTGGAGGCGGGCCGGTTGACGTTGGTGAGGTGGACCTCGATCGAGGAGCTCGTCCCCGGCCAGGCCACGGTGCGGGTCCTGGGCCGTTCGCGCGAGGAGGTGCTGGACCTGCAGGTCCACGCGATCGTGAACGCGACCGGGTTCCGCCCGGACCTGGACATGCTGCGTGAGGTGCGCCTGGACCTGGACCCGGTGGTCGAGTCCCCGCGCCGCCTGGCCGAGCTCATCGACCCCAACTTCCACTCGTGCGGCACGGTGCCCCCGCACGGGGAGAAGCTGCTCCAGCACCCCGACGACGGGTTCTACCTGGCCGGGATGAAGTCCTACGGACGGGCCCCGACGTTCCTGCTGGCCACCGGGTACGAGCAGGTCCGCTCGATCGCCGCCGCCCTCGCGGGCGACCGGGCCGCGGCGGACCTGGTCCAGCTGAACCTGCCCGCCACCGGTGTGTGCTCGACCGATCTGGCGCTGGAGGCCGAGGACGAGACCGGCGGCTCGTGCTGCGGGACGACGCCCGCCGAGCCCCAGCTGGTCACCCTCGGGGCGCCGACCGGTTCCGGGTTCGCGACCGGAGTGGTGCACGGTCGCTCCGGGGACGAGCCGGCGCCGTCGAGCACCTGCGGCTGA
- a CDS encoding DUF2510 domain-containing protein translates to MTYQPGWYPDPQDQRRVRWFDGIRWTEHWQPGAVPPPARPRTMGGGTIALIVVGAIVLLVAMVVVVVVVVAVFAGFADIVQGVVCGEAPHYCT, encoded by the coding sequence ATGACGTACCAGCCGGGTTGGTATCCCGACCCTCAGGACCAGCGGCGGGTGCGCTGGTTCGACGGAATCCGTTGGACCGAGCACTGGCAGCCTGGTGCGGTCCCACCCCCCGCGCGTCCACGGACGATGGGCGGGGGCACGATCGCGCTGATCGTCGTCGGCGCGATCGTGCTCCTGGTGGCGATGGTGGTCGTGGTCGTGGTCGTCGTCGCCGTGTTCGCAGGCTTCGCCGACATCGTCCAAGGGGTCGTGTGCGGCGAGGCCCCGCACTACTGCACCTAG
- a CDS encoding alpha/beta fold hydrolase, translating into MKKPAKRALVAVAAVGAVLMLGLGTTSVVNAVATSQERDRIETYGQTVTVDGRQMNVLVTGSGPVDVVLLPGFGTASPVLDFQPLVTDLAQDHRVLVVEPFGYGLSDGTDVERTTENVVAEVHEALQALDVDRYVLMGHSIAGIYGIEYAARYPDEVTAFVGIDTSVPGQPNMDTKFPTRLLAAAKNLGLARVLTAVGGDGLDGSVYSDHAREQMTMLAHRNSLRPTYLDEMSHIAANFERALGTTFPADLPLLLFVEADNATNPEWLALHEEQAASVEDGTVVPVPGAHYLHHTHAPQIAAGFREWEAARALTTG; encoded by the coding sequence GTGAAGAAGCCTGCGAAGAGAGCCCTCGTGGCCGTGGCGGCCGTCGGGGCCGTGCTGATGCTCGGCCTGGGCACGACGAGTGTCGTGAACGCGGTCGCGACCAGCCAGGAGCGCGACCGGATCGAGACCTACGGACAGACCGTGACGGTCGACGGGCGGCAGATGAACGTCCTGGTCACCGGGAGCGGCCCCGTGGACGTGGTCCTGCTGCCGGGCTTCGGGACCGCGTCGCCCGTCCTCGACTTCCAGCCGCTCGTCACGGACCTCGCCCAGGACCACCGGGTCCTCGTCGTCGAACCCTTCGGCTACGGCCTGAGCGACGGCACCGACGTCGAGCGGACCACGGAGAACGTCGTGGCCGAGGTCCACGAGGCGCTCCAGGCACTCGACGTCGACCGCTACGTCCTCATGGGGCACTCGATCGCCGGGATCTACGGCATCGAGTACGCCGCGCGCTACCCCGACGAGGTGACGGCGTTCGTCGGGATCGACACGAGCGTCCCCGGCCAGCCGAACATGGACACGAAGTTCCCCACGCGCCTCCTGGCCGCGGCCAAGAACCTCGGCCTGGCCCGTGTCCTCACCGCGGTCGGCGGCGACGGGCTCGACGGATCCGTGTACTCCGACCACGCGCGCGAGCAGATGACGATGCTCGCCCACCGGAACTCCCTGCGCCCCACCTACCTCGACGAGATGTCGCACATCGCCGCGAACTTCGAGCGCGCGCTCGGCACGACGTTCCCGGCGGACCTGCCGCTGCTGCTGTTCGTCGAGGCCGACAACGCGACCAACCCGGAGTGGCTGGCGCTGCACGAGGAGCAGGCCGCGAGCGTCGAGGACGGCACCGTGGTGCCCGTGCCCGGCGCCCACTACCTCCACCACACGCACGCTCCGCAGATCGCGGCCGGGTTCCGGGAGTGGGAGGCTGCTCGCGCGCTGACGACGGGCTGA